In the Sandaracinus amylolyticus genome, GTGGCACGAGCCAACGTGTCGTCTTCTTCGTCGTCGTGTGGATCACGGGGTCCCCCTCCTCGTTCCGTCGAGCACGATGGTGATCTCGCCCGCCGTGCCGGTGATCGTCGTGATCAGCCGGCCGTCGTCTCCGTCCATCGAGAACGCCAGGCCGCGCGCGCTGCCTCCGCCGCCGGCGCCACCCGCGCTCGACTGTGCGCAGGTCGGCGTGATGCCGATCGACGTGCCCTCGACCACGTAGCTGCCGCGGATCTGCGTCGAGCTCGGTCGCACGAGCGTGCCCGCGAGCGTGCCCTCGAGCGTCGTGACGAACTCGAAGTCGAGGCGCGCCTCGGTGCCGTCGAACGCGGCCCACGCGCTCCCGGTGACCGTCGAGGTCTCGATGTCGAACATCCCCGCGGCCGTGCTCGAGACGTAGAAGGTCGCGTCGTCGAACACCCACGTGCCGGTGGGATCACCACCGGTCGCGACGGGCACGTTCGAGCCGCCGTCGCCATCGTCCGCGACGGCGAAGCCGCCGGCGATGTCCGGCAGCTCGGTCGGCTCGGGGCTCACGTCGCAGCCCCCGTCGGGCTCGCCCGCGTCGGGCGTGCCTGCATCGATCATCTCGGTCGGCGCATCGATGCGCGTGCCGGCGTCTGTCGGCTCGTCCGACTCTCCGCCACACGCGATCACCAACGCCGACAGAGCTCCCAAGAACGCGACGATTCCCCCACGTTTCATAGGGCGACGAGCATACGGCGAGCGCGCTCGCATCGGTGTGGACGTTTTGTGCACGGGGGCGATGGCGCGCGCGCGCTCGTGCGAGAATCGAAGGGTGGCGAGCATCCTGGTGGTGGAGGACGAAGGACCGATCGCGACGTTGGTCGCAGACCACCTGCAGCGCGCAGGACATCGGGTCGCGATCGCGCGTGACGGTGACGAGGCGCTCGAGCGACACGCCGCCGACCCCGCCGACCTGCTCGTCCTCGACGTGATGCTCCCGAGAAGGAGCGGGCTCGAGGTGTGCGGCGCGATCCGCCGCGGCGGCGGTGCGCAGCCGGTCGTGCTGATGCTGACCGCGCGCAGCGGCGAGGAGGACGCCGTCGCGGGCTTCGAGGCGGGCGCCGACGACTACGTGCGCAAGCCGTTCGGCGTCGCGGAGCTGGTTCGTCGCGTCGGTGCGCTGCTCGCGCTCGCGGGGCGGCCGCGCGCGCCCGCGCCGGCGTCGACGATCGAGATCGCGGGGATGCGGATCGATCTCGT is a window encoding:
- a CDS encoding response regulator transcription factor; the encoded protein is MASILVVEDEGPIATLVADHLQRAGHRVAIARDGDEALERHAADPADLLVLDVMLPRRSGLEVCGAIRRGGGAQPVVLMLTARSGEEDAVAGFEAGADDYVRKPFGVAELVRRVGALLALAGRPRAPAPASTIEIAGMRIDLVSRSVRVRSGEARLTPKEFDLLVHLAQHPGHVLEREDLLVEVWGYRHAGYARTVDSHVTRVRKKLAAAGLAYDPITTVHGVGYRFEPREDA